TTACCCTAGACAGACTTCCGGTTCCCGGAAGTCTTCTTTAATGTATGAAAGCCCTGTAGAAACTTAGATTTCTTCCCCCCCAACTTAAAGTATATAATCAACGGCTCCTCTCAATCACCCTGCAGCTCATTCTTCCCACagatcctgtccctgtgcttttaCACAAACAGCCTCATTTACCAAAAAGGCTCAAGACTATTTCCTTGAACATTGACTCCTGGCCCACCTTACATTAGTCCCCACCAGACAGTGAGACCCTCACTGTTGTGTAGTAGATGTAATGACCTCTACATCGAGGTTCTCAATGAGTCAGACCTTCATCCTgtagctttttgttttgctgcATAGTCATGACACACGCATACTCGATTTACTTCTGtgtatttcagaaaaagaaaaaagaatcacataGTACCAAGAATTACCATGTTTGAATGTCTTAAAATCCTGAAATAAAACAGCAcaaatgatgaatgaaataaagCTTTCAACGAGGGGCATGTGcatggctcagttcattaagcatcggacttccactcaggtcatgatctcactggtcctgagctggagcccagcatcaggtgAACAGGAGCCAtgcctctccatttctctctccctctctctctgcccctcctggtattctctctctccctgtctctctctgtctctctctgtctctctctgtctctctctctccttagtaatgattaattaaaaaataaaatttaaaaaagtttcaaatataaACTATATTAGCAGATCATGGAGTACTATGGTCAAGACAACTCTTGAGATACTCTGTAGTGCCAGATAGTTTATTGAAGTAGCACAGggcaggacccatgggcagaaagaactgtACTTTGGCTGCATGAAGCTTATATGTTCAAGGGGAGGGTAGGTGCACAGAGTGTTCAAtcacaaatgtttctttaaatttctacGTGTAAAACTGCTTCTGCAAGATTTCTCTGGTGCTTACCATTCAGTTCAATATGAAGCAGTGGTGACATGTCCCTGTTGTCATGAGACCCTGTAAAAATGTAATAACCAGggatacctaggtggctcagtcacagcctggagcctggagtcacagcttggggttctctccctctctttgcctctccacCTTTCACACCGTGCTTACCCATGCTCTCTttcacaatataaataaacttaaagaaaaatgtaggaaCCAGCCTTTATTTGATGAATGTCCACATAATACAACTGTATGTTAGCTTTCTGTCCTAAAGGTGAAAATTTTTCTGATTGTATCCCTCATCATACTAGAGTCAGAAATAACTGTTGTATTTGTATcttaatgtgtgtttgtgttgatAGTGTGAGTAAAAGACCTAAGCACCATTATCTACAATTAGTTTTATGAGTTTCATGTcactgaaaatgttttgtttgtttttgaggaagagagaggcaggagcagagagagagaatccctagccagctccagactgtcagcacagagcctgaggtggggtttGTACtggtgaactgtgaaatcatgacctgagccaaattcaagacgtggacacttaaccccctgagccacccaggtgtcctttattgaaaatgtttcttaGTCACCAGTATACTTTTCTACATTTAATATCTATACaacttctttgaatatttatggATGTGAGCATGGAATGTATAAAGGTGATCAATTTTGTGTGCATACCTTCTTTCCATCATTCTTCAGGTTTGACACCTGCTATGATCATTTGGTTAGGGGCCCCTCCGTATATTTTAGGTGTCATTTTAGGTCAACTCCAGGTCAGATGACCTGGGTTAAAACCTAATCCCTACCACGTACTGGATGcttgaaaaaatattcacatggaAATAGAAGAATAATGTGTCTGTTGTCTTAgaatatgatttattttccaaTAAGTTATGAAAAACTGTGAATGCTCTCTACTAACCAGGAAATGCTTGGAAAGGTTTATTGCCTTTCTTGCTATTCTAGTAGAACCTGTAGTTGCTATGAATCCCACTCAGTTCCAAGTTCCCAAAAAGTTCTTGTCTTTGAGTTCTACTTCTTCGTTATTGAAATATGTATCTCTTGGCCCATAGACTAATGCCTCGTTAGAAATGCAGACATCTACCCCATCCTAGAACTCCTGAACagtatctgcattttaacaagatccccaaggTCCTGTTGTGAAATTCTAATTCATATTAGAATATGCTAAGTACATTTGTCACTCCCCAGAACTTTCCATTTAAGAAATAGACGGCACGTGTACTGTATGATGTAAATacaatattcaaaatgtatatgCCTGAGTTGatgccttcattttaaaaattctcttgaaTAAACACAATATTTATAAAGGTTCCTACCTCCAAGATAAAGAATATACTAGAGCATAATACTGGGTGACAAATAATCTTACCTCATCAAGCAGGAACCTCACCTAAGCCAGAACCAGTTCTCCTGATCTAACTGAACTAACAGAAGTTCAGTCGTTGGTGAATCACAAAAAAACTATACCAGGTGAGGATGTGAGCAAAGCAAAAATGATTTacaagaaacaaggaaatcaCAGGGAGGAACTTCCAAATCAGATACtcaaggaggaagggggaatggTGTCCTTTGATTTAGGGTTAGCGTGGATATTCAGAAAGGGGAGGCCATCATCTTATGTCAAGTGGAGTATAAGGTTGCACATAAGCTTTAAGAGAACAGTTGTGTACATACTCTGCATATTTCATAGGAAATGAGGTTTGTGCTCCTCCTTGGGTGGGATTTTAGCATTATAATGAGGTAAaagggagctcctgggtggctgagtccattgagcgtcctactcttaacttaggctcaggtcaggatgaAAGTCCTGAggtcaggctccactctgagcatggaccctggttgggattctgtctctctcactctgccccacccccactggggcACGCTCTATCTCACTCAAAGacataagatttaaaataaaatgtatgtatgagATGAAGGTAACTGTACTCACTCCGTAGTTTAGTCTATTATGCATTGGCTTAGGTGTGAGTCAGGGGTTAATCTCCAACTGAGCCCATCCAAGCTCTTCCTCAGGGCAGTCATTACGTTTTGTTGGATGGTTTCTGTTTCCACTACAGGAGACTATACCCATGGGGTGTTTTTTGTGAAGTAAAAGATAAGATAGAAAAAGAGGTTAAGTAAAGTGTGGAACTAAGATCGGTGGGTACAAGCACAAGCATTAAAGTCAGGTCTTGGAGTCTGGCTGGTGACATTAACTGCCCCTTTCATTTGACCTAGCATTATGAACTCTGCCTGTGGCCACTTGAAAAGTGTGTTTTTTATTGCAGGGATTGCTGACATTCAGGGATGTGGCCATAGAATTTTCTCAGAAAGAGTTGAGGTGCCTGAACCACAGTCAGTGGGAACTGTACAGGGATGTGATGTTAGAGAACTACGGACACCTCCATTTCTTGGGTGAGGATAACTCCTTCCACGTTTCCCAAACCATACTCAGGGATTTGTTCCTTCCCTTGAAGACTGTCTCTTGGAATCTTCCTCTTTGCATGACTGGGATTCAGATCCCTGCAGTCAGGGAAAGAAGTATGGGTTTGTGGATGTACAGAAAAATCTTCATGGTGTTTCCTTTTCAGCTTTACCTTCCCTTCCTTAGGGTAACatcatttctgtacattaatgACAATTCTAAAGGCTAAGTGGCATAAAACGGTATCTCTTTTGTCTTAAATACTGATTTCTACTCATTATTGTCATGGTAGTCCTCGGAAGTGAAGGTCAAGATCTGAACATGGAAAATTTGTCCCGCATGTTCTAAAGGGGTTGTTGGCCCACAGCATTTGGGAAATCATTTTCTAGCTTCtactctgtcctctctgctcTGCTACGCACAATAGTGGATCAGAAGTTAGAATCTCCAACCACACTcatattctgtttttctaataaaCAGGTCTTGTTGTGTCAAAGCCAGACCTGGTCATCTTTTTGGAACACAAGAAGGATGTCTGGGCCGTGAAGAGAAAGGAGACCGTAGCTACACACCCAGGTAGGTGGAAATGAAGCGGATGACAGAGCTGAGGTCCAGTCGTGAAGGAGGAATTGGACCTCAGAATGTGGTTGAGCAGCTCTCCTTGAATGCAAATTAGGTTGAAAAGGCCAGTTTCAGGTCTCTTCCTCTCACATCGGACATCTGCTTTCCAACATACCAAGCTTTCCATTCTCTAAGGATTCTCCTTCAGTTCCACGGAGGGTTCTTCACATCCACAGTGAGGTCCTCCATAATCTAATTGGTTCTCCATTTGCTTTGAGGTCTTGCGGAAATCTCTGTATTTCTGAGGAACTGTACGCCAATGCATTTCTGACTTCTGTTTTGCTTCTTGTGTGAAGTGTGTCAGGATAGTGGTGGGCACCTTGAGGTGAGGTGCAGAAATCCCAGGAACGCTAGAGGTAGACAACACAAGTTTTTGGGTTGATCCTTTTTCCAGGATTAAGGTGGCTTTCATTTTAATCATACAAAATACAGACCCAGTAATCACATCAGGTGATAAAGCAACTCCCTAATATGAGGAAATCTCGTTCTTTGTTTCACTTCAAAAGTTCATTTCTTGGGTTGcctgttggctcagttggttaagcgtctgggttgagctcaagccatgatctgacactttgaatttgagccctgcatcagcctctctgctgtcagtgaagaaccCATTTGGGATCCTTTGCCTCTCTGTCCATCTGGCAcatgttctctgtttctcaaaaattaatattaaaaaataaaaaaaaggaagttcaagatgcctgggtgagtcagttggttaagagtccaactcttggtttggttcagggcatgatctcagggtttctgagttcaagccccacatagggttctgggctgacagcccagatgGTGCttggtttctccctccctcccaccgtccctccttcccccccccccaccctttccacactgttctttatctctgtgtctaaataaactttcattttctttgtattaagtaaaataagaaatttccaCTCAATGTTTTGCATTCCTCAATGGTGAAATAATGTAAAGCAcctattattttcatataattctatttaaattaatGCCATAGGGGAGCTAGGATATTTAGAAGTGAAAACTCACAGCCTATAATTAAGTCTCAATTGTTACTTTATTTGTTAATTGAATCCTTTTATGAATTTATCTTGTATAATATGAAGTCCCTGTGACtttgtcatatgttttcactctgaGTCGTTGTATAGGAGATTCCTTTATGATGTATTATATCAAAAGTCCTGATATACCATGGGCATTTGCTTTATAAGAAGTGAGGGAGACAATTAGGAAATGTCCTATGTTTAGAAAAAGAGttcattataaatgtaatttcacgtgagaaaaaatcaattattatttatttactcagaaTGTATCTGAATTTAacaccaaagatttttttttaaaaagcgatTGTTGgcctattttacatttttgattgtgtttgtttatttagaaatgaaaggttttggggcacttgggtggttcagagagttgaacatctgactcttgatttcaactcaggtcatgacttcatggtttgaATTTAAGCCCTAAGTCCAGTTCtgtacccagtgtggagcccgcttggaattcccttctctctctctctctctccctctcccaccctccctccctctctccctttctctctcaaactttttaaacattcacaaaaaagaaatgaaaggtttttgtttgcttgattcTAAAGAATGGATTATAGGGGATCTGcgtagctcggttggttaagccttcaacttcagcttaggaaatgatcttgggtttgtgactttgagccccatgtctggctctgtgctgagatctcacacagcctggagcctgctttggattctgtgtctgcctctctctctcagtctccctggcttgtgcgctctctctctctctctctatctctctctctctctctaagatacataaacattaaaaaaatgaacaatggaTTATACCCTGAAATCTGTGTGATAGGAGGGATCTATTCACATAACACATTGTTTAATGTCTTAAGTGCTTATTCACAAAAGTTTTCATTAGAGGTTTCCATGGTTCTCAGAGCTTTAGGTTATCATGTGTTTTCAGTTACTGTTTAGAATCTTTTCAGCTCAatgaggactttttaaaaaaaatttttaatgtttatttatatcttgagagagacacagagacggaatctgaagcaggctccaggcactaaGTCGTCAGCAAGATAGTAACACAGGTcttgaagtcacgaaccgtgagaacatgacttgagccaaagttggatacttgaCAAACCgacacacccaggtgcctctagaaggactttctttaacatttcctgtagggtgcctgggtggctcagtcggttgagcgtccagcttcggctcaggtcgtgatctcacagtctgtgagttcgagccccgcgtcgggctctgtgctgacagcatggagcctggagcctacttcggattctgtgtctccctctctctctgcccctccctgctcatgctctgcctctctctgtctcaaaaataaataaaaacattttttaaaaaagtttaaaaaaacatttcttgtaGGACAGATCTGCTGATAAACTTAGAGGGGTTTTGCCTTGGCAAAGTCTTCATTTCTACATGCATGGAAAATAGCTGTGCCAGGTAGGGTATTCTTGGTGGATATTTTTTGATCTTTCAGTATTTGAATACATCGTtcaatgcttttctttctatAACATCTACCGAGAACCCCACTAACAATCTTGTAGGAGCTCTCTTGTACAAGATAAGTTGCCTTTGTCAagcttttcaaaattctcttttcccTGGTCATTTTGGTCCGTTAATTACAACTGTGTTCATGTcctgtcttttttccttcaatttttatttaaattttaattaggtaatatgcagtgcaatattgatttcagtaTAATTCATTCAGTGGCTCATCATTTGCATACAGTGCTCATCATAAGAAGTGCTTTCCTTAATAGCCATCACCAAGCACACTGTCCCTCACCCATCTCCTGCCATTGATACTTATCCTACTGTGAATTTACTGTGCTTGTGAACTTGCCTCTCCTTTCCACATACAGGGGAACTACAAGCCTTTAGTTCTTCATGGAAACTCGCTGCCCCCTTTCACTCTTCTCTCTTTATGGGGTCCCCATAATGTACACATTGGTCCACTTGTAGGTGTCCATGTGTCctgagtctttcttcttttccacagTTTTCTTTGGTCCTCTTAGGTAATTTAAAACAAGGGGTCTCCAGGTTGCCCAGTTCTTTCTTGTGCTTGATCAAGTCTGTTGCTGACtccttagtatatttttaaattcaaagattCTCCACTTGAGCTCCCAAATTCTGGGTGATTGTTTCTTATACTTTGCCTCTTTGGGGTTACATTTTGGTCATGCATAGTTTTTCTGCTCTCATTTAgttacctgttttctcttcttcctccatggGCATCTTTATgatgttttcttcttgaattctTGGTCATACCATTAATACTTCCTAATTAATTCAAGGTCAGTTTTGGAGATTTATTTCATTCCTGTGAGTGAAACaagttcttctatttctttatggcCTTGTGGTCTTTTGTTGAGATTagtgaatttaagaaaacaaactctgGGTTTAGGCTTACGAACTTGTTTGTACAGGAGAACACAAGTAATTGGTAATGTCTGAATTTTTGGAATTTCCCAGTTTACTAAAGTATAGTTACTTCTTTAGAGCCCATGATACCTTCCTCTGTTGTCCTCAGCTCTGTAGTCTCTCCAGTGTGTAAACAAAAGCTCACCTGTTGTCTGAGCAGCCATCACAGTGCATCCAGTGGGTGccctcattctctctgcttccacgTCCTTCATGACAGAAATAAGTCCCTCAGGCACCTGCAAAAAAGCCAGATCACTGAACATAGAGGTCACTCCTGTGTTTTCGCCTCCTGATGAGAGGTAACTGTTTCCACACAGTGTTGCCAAGGAGTGTCAGGAAGGGTGAGTAGCTGTTGTGGGCCAGTGTCACAAACTGTGTCTCTttgatgtttttctgtttcaaagtATTCTGTTATGCAAAATTAAGGTGttaacaaaatagatttttataagaTGTCTCCTTAAAGCCtcctggtaaccacaaagcaaaacctgTAGTAGACacacaaaacataaagagaaaggaatagaagtACACCACTCTACAAAATcaacaaatcacaaagaaaaagaccaaatggATAAGAAAGGGGCAAGTAATTCTACAATAgctaaaaacattgaaaacaatgaCAAGAGTAACTCCATCCATACCTGTGTCAATACGTACTTTAAATATAGAGGGACTAAATTCTCCATCCAAAAGATCCATTGactgaaaggaaagaagtacACAAATGAAGGATATGTGCTGCCttcaagagactcacttcagctgTAGGAACACACTCAGGCTGAAAGCACAGGTGTGGAAAAAGATCTTCCATGCCAATGGaaaatgtcttcaagaattctttcttggccatcgctCTGGACCACCCCACTATCACCCGAAAACTTGCTCATTCGCATGTATCAGGGAAAGCTCCATTTGTAAACGTGTGTCcttctgagaagcagaaaggaggagaATGTGTAAATTTGCAGAAACTCTGATCAGTGGAGAAGGCATGGATTCAAATCAGGACAATAACCATACCCATGGTTACTGTGTTTTCCTTGCTCACTTCCCAAATGCTTCCCAAAAGGATCCTGTGTGGAGTTTGCATTAATAATCATTGCTGCTACCCTCCCCCTCAGATTCCCTCAACTGGTGTGGGTGGAAACAACAGTGTTGTTTTAGTGAAGTGCTCCATGGGATTCTGTATGGGATTTTTTTGCATCAACCTAGGATTCAGGGATTTGTTTTCTCACTGAATCAAAGAATAAAGAGGTGGACACAATATGAGCAACAGGCAAAACTTTATTACAGTATAACAGAGGAAGagtagtaggaaagctctctttacagagagggggcattggAATGTGAATACCAATGACAATAGGCAAGGGCCTTTGTGGTATAAGGTTctggtctctccctcttcccttcccccttgttccttctcaagtCCTACACTTACTGGATTAACAACTCCAGGTGCTGGGTTGTCCcttcctgattggctcatttccattgcaggaggggtggtctatggccttATTGCTCCTTGTGGGTTTTAAGTTTTATCATCTACTGCTGGTTTTTAGTTAGGTCTTTAGTCAAATTCCTGATGGGGAATAGGTGGTGTCTGtccattcttaagaggaacctgaCAGCTAAGGGGGTTTTTGGTAGTCAGACATTctcagcattgttccaaaatgtgttttccccacccaggggcctcaggtCCTAATGGTTCCCATTCTCCCTTCTGAACCCTATGTTTTCCTACCAAATGCTAAGGGAAGCCAGAGTTAAGCTGAAAGGCTTCCCATTAAGTTATCAGAGTTGAGTGCAGGCTT
This genomic interval from Panthera leo isolate Ple1 chromosome E2, P.leo_Ple1_pat1.1, whole genome shotgun sequence contains the following:
- the LOC122208839 gene encoding putative protein ZNF720, yielding MREEVASCSWLLLSQDLHNSQHWQLGFLHKNLEKTLEEEVKEEMANSQGLLTFRDVAIEFSQKELRCLNHSQWELYRDVMLENYGHLHFLGLVVSKPDLVIFLEHKKDVWAVKRKETVATHPGRWK